TCCTCCCTTCACGCGCGCCGGCAATAGCACCAGCCAGTTCGCGGACGTGACTTTGCCCAGTAGTTCGAGTGCCATCACGTTCCTGGAGTTGTCGCTTGATGAGGCGATCTTGCCGATGTTCACGAGTGCGCCAAGTGACTGATCGCGAGCCTGAATCCGCTCCAGGAAGCGGATTCTCAAACGCTCGATCCCCCAGACGTAATGCAGGATGACGACCAGAAGGGCGGAGATCGGTTCAACGAGCACACTGCCCATCACAAGCAAGCCAAGCGACGCGACCGGAGTCAACGCGCATAGCGCCGCACCTGCAAGTACGCGTCGAAAATGTGTGCCCGATCCAAGCCAGCGCATCAGCGCCGAGAACAGTAACGCCAGGGTGAACCGCAGGCCGAGTCCCGCGCGCGAGAGCGGGCGCTGACCGGCCCGATCCGCGGCGTAGTTGCGATACTCGATCGCGTGGATCATCACCCCGGGAATTCGCGCGTGAACGGGTGTCTTCCAGAGATCTTGAAGGACCGGTGCGGTCGCTCCGACAAAAACGACCCGTCCGGCGAGTTCGCGGGCAGGGACGTCTCCGGCCAGCAGATCGACGATCGAGAAAACCGGAATCTCGGGTCGACTGCGTCGGAAGTCCACGACGCGAATGGGCTGCAGGCTCAGCGGATCGGATTGGCCCAGAATGACTTCCAGGGTGGTCAACGCCAGGGAGGGCAACCATTTCTCGCCGATCTGTGCGACCGGTCGCGCCATGCGTACCGTTCCATCGGGATCAAAGGGCACCATGCCACTGCCCACGGTTGCACCCTGGGCGATGACCTGGACCGGGCGATGGATCATTTCGATACGGCCGGTTCCGGGAAGTTCCTGGATGTCGCGAAACGCGCCCAGTACCACCTTGCCTGAGCGCACGATCGCGGTGCCAAACTCCGCGTCGAGTTTCGGATCGCGCGGCGTCGAGAAGTCGATGTCGAAGGTGATCGCGCGGACCTCGGCGGCTTCCAACACTTCGATCAATCGCGCGTATCGGTTGCGAGGCCAGGGCCAGTCGTCGAAGGCGTTCAAGCTGCGGGTGTCCAGGGCTGCGACCACGGCGTCGGGGATTTCGGCGGGATGAGTCGGGGGCCAGTTCGACCCGGTCCGCAGTAGCGCATCGAGAGCCTGATTCTCGAACGACGATAGCGGGGTCCAGATGAGCAAGCAGAGCGCCAAAAGCGCCGTGCCCAGCGCGGCCACCGCATGCACCGAAAGGGAGCGCGAATCCATGCTCTACGGATCGGGAGGAAGATCATCGAGCGTGAGATCCGCCTGCCTGATTTCGTTCGAGTTCTCGCAATTCTGGCGAGCCTGGGCGGGTCTGTCGCTACGTCAGTCCTCGTAGAGCGGTTTGCGCTTTTCTTTGCGCGCGCGAATGGCCTCGTCGAGGTTGTTCGTCGTCAGGCGCACCAGCAACTGGTTGCGGTTCTCCAGGTCGATGGCCTGTGCGAGGCTGCCGCCTTCCAGGTTCGACCACAGCACTTTCTTGGTCTCAAAAACGCCGTGTGAGCTGAAGTCGCAGATCCCTTCCGCCAGGCTGAGAGCCTCGCTCATCAGTCGCTCATCATCGACCGTGCGGGAAACCAGGCCAATTCGCTCGGCCTCGTCGGCGCCGACCTCGCGCCCGCTCAGAATGATCTCCCAGGCGCGCGAGGCGCCGATCGCGCGGGGCAGCAGGAAACTGATGCCGAGTTCCGTTCCGCTCAGTCCGTTGTTGATGGCCGCGTTGCGAAAAACTGCGGAGCGCGCAGCAAGTCTGATATCCGCACCCAGACACAGGCACATTCCCCCGCCGTACGCGGGGCCGTTGATCGCGGCGATCACGGGTTGCTGCATCTTGCGCAGGGCCGGGACGAGATTGGACATGTATTCCATGGCGCTGATCGCGATACGCGAGAGCTTGAGGCCTTCGATGTTCGGAGGGACTCCGTGGTCTTCTAGATCCAGACCCGAGCAGAAGCCGCGTCCGGTGCCTGTCAGGACGGCCACCCAGCAATCGTTGTCGTTGCCGACTTCTTCGATCGCCTCGTAAAGGGGCGCGACCGTGTCGAACGAAAGCGGATTGAGTCGGTCGGGTCGGTTGAGTCGGATCACGCTCACGTGTGGCTTCGGTTTTTCGATCGTTACGTAACCCATGGCCCCTCCGGAGTGCGCCAGTCTCGGACCGGCGCAGTCATCAATACAACGGCGCGGCGGATCGCTGCGCAATCCGCCGATGTCTGCGCCACAAGATACGCATCTGAGCGGTGTCGTGGGATTGGCCATCGCTGACGATCAGCCACAGACGCTCGAGTCCCGGCCGATCTTGCGTGTGGGTCAACCGACACCCGCTTCCCAGGATTCGACCCCGTCGATCCCTCCAGCTGAAACTCAGTTCGTCGCCGTCGCGATCGAAGCTATGACAACCGTTCAAGTGGACGCTCTTTCCGACACGAGCCATGCGCCAGCGGGGAACGCGTGCTCTCGGCGGGTGATTGACCGGAACTACTTCGATGGAAATCGTCGCTCGGCTCTTCAGCTTGCCCGGCGTCTCGCCCGTGAAGCTGATTTCGTGACGTCCCGCCTGTGTCCTGTTCGGTACCCAGGAAAAAGTTCCCGTGCCATTACCGAAGTCTTCGAACTTCGCACCCAGGGCCGATAGCGGTTCAGCGTCGATCTGGGTGGCGCTCAGGGCAATGGATTTCAGGCTTCCCGGGTGGCCTGTCACGCGCACTCGCAGGAGTTCAGCGGAGTTCGCGGTCCGGTCGCGCAAAGGCTCCAGGCTCGGTAGATCGAAGACGGCGATGCGCGGAATGCCCTCGCGGGAATCCTGCCAGACCACCCGCTTGCCTTCGATGCGCGCATGGCTCTGATCGTCGAAGCTCGCCGTCAGGCGCTGGACGGGACACGTTCCGTTGCGGGCTTCGTATTCACAGAAGAACAGATCGGTTGCGGCTCCCCCCTGGCTGTCATTCCAGACCACGGTGTTGCCGGAGATGTCGTGGAAAGGGTCCGGGTGCGTGTCGTTGCGGTCCAGTTGCGAGATGAGCATCGGCTGGCAGATCGCGTTTTCGAAATCGACTTCGCAGATTCGCAACTCGGGGGGGCGGAACTGCTTGTAGGCGAGTAAAGGTTTCGGCCGGCTCGAAAGCAGCGGGAAGCCAGCGGAGTCACTATCGGCAGCGATACGTCGCGGCACGCAGCCTTCGGGGGAATCGGGTTCACAGGTGTAGATGTCGATCGCGAGCGGTGCGAAGCGCGAGTCGTTCCAGATCAGACGCTTGCCATACCGTCGAGGCTGGAACTGGAGCGAGTCGAAAGGTGCGAGCGGCGGGCCGGTGCAGGCTCTTCCGGGTCTCAGAGCACAGCTGAAAATCTGCGGATAGCCCGGTGGATCGTAGTTTGTCCACAGAACAGTGTTGTTTGTGACGAACGGTGTGCCGAATGTGATCTGGAACGGAGCGACGTTGCGCGCGGAACAGCCCGAAGGGCTGCGGTCGAAGAGGCAGGTTCGGATCTCTCCACCCGATGCGGCCTTGCCTTCCAGCCACGCAATCCGAAGGCCGTCGATCGAGGCCGAGTGCTCCCGCTCGGGTGACGCCGAAACCGGGTATTCGACGCCATCGTCGAGGTCGGTGACGAACAGTTTCTGTTCCTGGTCCTCTTCGCCAGTACTGCGTGCCGAGCGCCAGACGACCAGCGAGCCTGAGATCGCCGGCTGTAACGCAGCCGCTCCCGGAGACGAGATCATGCTGGGCAGATTGCTGTCCAGGCTGATGAGGTCGAACTCGTAGAACTCCTCGCCGTCGCTGGATTCGAGCGAGAGGCGCACTGTATAGGGGCCGGGTGGGAGTTCACTCGCGTCCCAGATGGCCAGTACGCCGTCACGGATCGGTTCGGGCGAAGCGGATCCGATCGGGAAGAAATGATCGGGCGCCAATCCGGCGCCGTACGAGAGCGCGTAGCTCACCAGGTCGCGCCCTTCTGCACTTCCTCGGATCTCGATCGGGTCCAGCGGATTTCCGAGTCGAGGCAGGTCGATTGCGCCGAACACCTCGCTGGGCGAATCCATCGTCAGGGCCCGGGAGGCGTTGATGCGACCCGCGCCGAAGAACGGATCGTGACCCGGTTCACCGAGGTCGTCTGCACTGTCGCGAATGACCCGCCGTACCTGCTCTCGAGTGAACTCTGGATGATGCGAGCGAATCAACGCGGCGAGTCCGGCCACGTGGGGTGCGGACATCGAGGTTCCCGCCAGGCGCAGGTA
This window of the bacterium genome carries:
- a CDS encoding enoyl-CoA hydratase (Catalyzes the reversible hydration of unsaturated fatty acyl-CoA to beta-hydroxyacyl-CoA) gives rise to the protein MGYVTIEKPKPHVSVIRLNRPDRLNPLSFDTVAPLYEAIEEVGNDNDCWVAVLTGTGRGFCSGLDLEDHGVPPNIEGLKLSRIAISAMEYMSNLVPALRKMQQPVIAAINGPAYGGGMCLCLGADIRLAARSAVFRNAAINNGLSGTELGISFLLPRAIGASRAWEIILSGREVGADEAERIGLVSRTVDDERLMSEALSLAEGICDFSSHGVFETKKVLWSNLEGGSLAQAIDLENRNQLLVRLTTNNLDEAIRARKEKRKPLYED
- a CDS encoding S8 family serine peptidase, producing the protein MQGISSGHLRSLICPALTLLCVVGWTGPAASQETDSPADIRVVIVKFHNEGEHAVTACAETLNRSRSPFRAFTSDDSDSIDRLHHRLKPRKIRALFRRPDGRPFSVQRNLLRSRLATRARVATVPDLSAIYAIEFPDAARAEAALASYRKDPHVEYAQPNYRVSANYEPDDPYRFSSNSWGQGYEDLWGLTLISAHAAWQESLGEDIVVAVVDTGVNYDHPDLQENMWLNPGEDLDRDGVVDPEDLNGIDDDGNGFADDLYGFDFHNSSAGCQADDGFDPNVRCDSDPFDDHGHGTHVSGTVAAVGNNGIGVIGVAPGAKIMAIKGLGAGGSGTIEALARGIVYAAENGALVINNSWSCGSRCPSNPLAEDAVRTATALGVTLVFSAGNRRDDPVFFSPQNLRETLVVSASTQDDVPTSFTNRGLLVDVAAPGGGLDRAPPGFAPTRNILSLNASNSSFNTPVGPANRYLRLAGTSMSAPHVAGLAALIRSHHPEFTREQVRRVIRDSADDLGEPGHDPFFGAGRINASRALTMDSPSEVFGAIDLPRLGNPLDPIEIRGSAEGRDLVSYALSYGAGLAPDHFFPIGSASPEPIRDGVLAIWDASELPPGPYTVRLSLESSDGEEFYEFDLISLDSNLPSMISSPGAAALQPAISGSLVVWRSARSTGEEDQEQKLFVTDLDDGVEYPVSASPEREHSASIDGLRIAWLEGKAASGGEIRTCLFDRSPSGCSARNVAPFQITFGTPFVTNNTVLWTNYDPPGYPQIFSCALRPGRACTGPPLAPFDSLQFQPRRYGKRLIWNDSRFAPLAIDIYTCEPDSPEGCVPRRIAADSDSAGFPLLSSRPKPLLAYKQFRPPELRICEVDFENAICQPMLISQLDRNDTHPDPFHDISGNTVVWNDSQGGAATDLFFCEYEARNGTCPVQRLTASFDDQSHARIEGKRVVWQDSREGIPRIAVFDLPSLEPLRDRTANSAELLRVRVTGHPGSLKSIALSATQIDAEPLSALGAKFEDFGNGTGTFSWVPNRTQAGRHEISFTGETPGKLKSRATISIEVVPVNHPPRARVPRWRMARVGKSVHLNGCHSFDRDGDELSFSWRDRRGRILGSGCRLTHTQDRPGLERLWLIVSDGQSHDTAQMRILWRRHRRIAQRSAAPLY